A portion of the Corynebacterium rouxii genome contains these proteins:
- the rplE gene encoding 50S ribosomal protein L5 codes for MSENYTPRLKTRYREEIRTKLNDEFSYENVMQIPGVVKVVVNMGVGDAARDSKLINGALEDLTLITGQKPELRRAKKSIANFKLREGMPIGARVTLRGDRMWEFLDRLLTVALPRIRDFRGLSDQQFDGHGNYTFGLSEQTMFYEIDVDKIDRPRGMDITVVTTATNNEEGRALLRELGFPFKKADA; via the coding sequence ATGAGCGAGAACTACACTCCACGTCTGAAGACCCGCTACCGCGAAGAGATCCGCACCAAGCTCAACGATGAGTTCTCCTACGAGAACGTCATGCAGATCCCTGGTGTTGTCAAGGTTGTTGTCAACATGGGTGTCGGCGACGCTGCTCGTGACTCCAAGCTGATCAACGGCGCACTCGAGGACCTCACCTTGATCACCGGTCAGAAGCCAGAGCTTCGCCGTGCCAAGAAGTCCATCGCTAACTTCAAGCTCCGTGAGGGCATGCCAATCGGCGCTCGCGTTACCCTTCGTGGCGACCGCATGTGGGAGTTCTTGGACCGTCTGCTGACCGTCGCACTGCCACGTATTCGTGACTTCCGCGGCCTGTCCGATCAGCAGTTCGATGGCCACGGCAACTATACCTTCGGCCTCTCCGAGCAGACCATGTTCTACGAAATCGACGTTGACAAGATCGACCGCCCACGCGGTATGGACATCACCGTCGTTACTACCGCTACCAACAACGAGGAAGGCCGCGCACTGCTTCGCGAGCTCGGCTTCCCATTCAAGAAGGCTGACGCCTAA
- a CDS encoding aromatic amino acid transport family protein produces the protein MSQIVSHSASAGVRDGVAPSESPASSSAPSWRKSDTVWSLSLFGTAIGAGVLFLPINAGIGGIIPMIVMAVVAYPMAHWAHRGLTRFILSASKEDADLTDVVDEHFGNKAGAFITVLYFLSVYPILLVYSVTITNTVNSFLEHQLGITPLPRWLMSLILVGGLIFVVSLGRSVIVKAMSVLVFPFIAILVVLSIYLIPKWNTALFQTFDLRTSAEASGHSIWVTLLLLVPVMVFSFNHSPIISSFAQEKRAEYGQWADYKTGRILTVAQILMVVVVMFFVFSCALSLSPADLAAAKEQNITILSYLANHFDSPVIQWAAPIIAMIAVAKSFLGHYLGAAEGFQGLIASGAASKGKTVDTQSRALVLGTLAFMLISSWLVAWLNPSILGMIETMCGPTIAILLFLMPMYAIHKVPALAKYRGRISNYLVFGMGLLALCTIVYSIVQAF, from the coding sequence GTGTCTCAGATTGTTTCCCACTCAGCATCTGCTGGGGTCCGCGATGGTGTAGCACCATCAGAATCACCTGCCTCATCTAGCGCGCCTTCTTGGCGTAAATCCGACACCGTATGGAGCTTGAGCCTCTTCGGCACAGCCATCGGTGCGGGTGTATTGTTCCTCCCCATCAACGCCGGTATCGGCGGAATCATCCCCATGATCGTCATGGCCGTCGTGGCATACCCGATGGCACACTGGGCACACCGAGGTCTTACTCGCTTCATCCTGTCTGCATCCAAGGAAGACGCAGACCTAACAGACGTCGTCGATGAGCACTTTGGCAACAAGGCCGGCGCTTTTATCACCGTGCTGTACTTCTTGTCGGTTTACCCGATCTTGTTGGTCTACTCGGTGACCATCACCAACACCGTGAACTCCTTCTTGGAGCACCAGCTGGGAATCACCCCACTGCCACGTTGGCTGATGTCGCTCATTTTGGTCGGCGGACTCATCTTCGTGGTCAGCCTCGGCCGCAGCGTGATCGTCAAGGCTATGTCGGTCCTGGTATTCCCCTTCATCGCCATTTTGGTTGTGCTTTCGATTTACTTGATTCCCAAGTGGAATACCGCACTGTTCCAGACCTTTGATCTGCGTACGTCTGCTGAGGCTTCCGGTCACAGCATCTGGGTTACCCTGTTGCTGCTTGTTCCAGTGATGGTGTTCTCCTTCAACCACTCGCCAATTATTTCCTCCTTCGCTCAGGAAAAGCGTGCCGAGTACGGTCAGTGGGCTGATTACAAGACCGGCCGCATCCTTACCGTCGCCCAGATTTTGATGGTTGTTGTGGTTATGTTCTTCGTGTTCTCTTGCGCATTGAGCTTGTCGCCAGCGGATCTCGCTGCAGCTAAAGAGCAAAACATCACCATCTTGTCCTACTTGGCTAACCACTTTGATAGCCCTGTGATCCAGTGGGCTGCTCCTATCATCGCCATGATCGCCGTGGCAAAGTCCTTCCTTGGCCACTACCTCGGTGCTGCTGAAGGTTTCCAAGGTTTGATTGCCTCGGGCGCTGCTTCTAAGGGCAAGACTGTTGATACTCAAAGCCGTGCGCTGGTGCTGGGCACCCTTGCCTTCATGCTGATCTCTTCTTGGCTGGTGGCATGGCTGAACCCATCCATCCTCGGAATGATCGAGACGATGTGTGGTCCTACCATCGCCATCCTGCTCTTCCTGATGCCTATGTACGCCATCCATAAGGTTCCAGCATTGGCTAAGTACCGTGGTCGTATTTCGAACTACTTAGTCTTCGGCATGGGCCTGTTGGCACTGTGCACCATCGTTTACAGCATCGTCCAGGCTTTCTAG
- a CDS encoding L-serine ammonia-lyase, which produces MFISCFDMFKIGIGPSSSHTLGPMKAGKAFVDTLEERDLLDRVTRVRADVYGSLSLTGIGHATDKAIIMGLAGFEPETVDIDAMPGFLEIVASLQRLALAGGKKTVDFSRTEGIVFHNTCLQLHENGMTITAFEGDEVLLTKAYFSIGGGFIVDKEHFGQPVEDTAVVPFPYNTAEEVLAHCDREGMSIPEFAWRNEVAANGEEAVREHLAKVWKVMQSGIERGSSAEGILPGDLRVPRRAKALRERLEATSENEPLRMMSWLNMFAMAVNEENASGGRVVTSPTNGACGVLPAVLSYWDSLVKPVSEQDVIDYLLTCGVVGALYKKNASISGAEVGCQGEVGVACSMAAAGIAQLMGATPAQAFAAAEIAMEHNLGLTCDPVCGQVQVPCIERNAIAAVTSVNAANMSLQRGSTPTVSLDQVIQTMYQTGKDMDSKYRETSLGGLAKVLMPRLMPCS; this is translated from the coding sequence ATGTTCATCAGCTGCTTTGATATGTTCAAGATTGGTATCGGCCCATCGAGTTCTCACACTCTTGGCCCTATGAAGGCTGGCAAGGCGTTCGTCGATACGCTTGAAGAGCGCGACCTGCTTGATCGAGTCACCCGCGTGCGTGCCGACGTCTACGGCTCGCTGTCGCTGACCGGCATCGGCCATGCTACCGACAAAGCCATCATCATGGGCTTGGCTGGATTTGAGCCAGAAACCGTCGACATCGACGCTATGCCAGGGTTTCTTGAAATCGTCGCTTCCTTGCAGCGCCTTGCACTAGCAGGCGGGAAGAAGACGGTGGACTTCAGTCGAACCGAAGGCATCGTCTTCCACAACACCTGCCTACAACTGCACGAAAACGGCATGACCATCACCGCCTTCGAAGGCGATGAGGTGTTGTTGACCAAGGCATATTTCTCCATCGGCGGCGGATTTATCGTCGACAAAGAGCACTTTGGCCAACCTGTCGAAGACACCGCTGTTGTGCCGTTCCCCTACAACACCGCCGAAGAAGTGCTCGCACACTGCGACCGCGAAGGCATGAGCATCCCAGAGTTCGCATGGCGTAACGAGGTCGCCGCCAACGGCGAAGAAGCCGTGCGCGAACACCTGGCTAAGGTATGGAAAGTCATGCAAAGCGGCATTGAGCGCGGCTCTTCAGCAGAAGGAATCCTGCCAGGCGATTTGCGAGTACCACGCCGTGCCAAGGCTCTTCGTGAACGCCTCGAGGCCACCAGCGAAAACGAACCACTACGCATGATGAGCTGGCTTAACATGTTCGCCATGGCCGTAAACGAGGAAAACGCCTCCGGTGGTCGCGTAGTCACCTCGCCCACAAACGGTGCGTGTGGTGTTCTTCCCGCAGTGCTGTCTTACTGGGACAGTTTGGTCAAGCCTGTGAGCGAGCAAGACGTCATCGACTACCTGCTGACCTGCGGCGTGGTGGGTGCGTTGTACAAGAAGAACGCCTCCATATCCGGTGCTGAGGTCGGTTGTCAAGGCGAGGTCGGTGTGGCCTGCTCTATGGCAGCGGCTGGTATCGCCCAGCTCATGGGTGCAACCCCTGCCCAAGCTTTCGCAGCAGCAGAGATCGCAATGGAGCACAATCTTGGTCTTACATGTGATCCGGTCTGCGGCCAAGTGCAGGTGCCCTGCATTGAGCGCAATGCGATTGCGGCGGTGACCTCAGTTAATGCGGCAAATATGTCGCTGCAGCGAGGATCTACCCCAACGGTATCGCTGGACCAAGTTATCCAGACGATGTACCAGACCGGCAAGGACATGGACTCCAAGTACCGTGAGACGTCTCTTGGTGGTCTCGCTAAAGTCTTGATGCCACGACTTATGCCGTGTAGCTGA
- a CDS encoding asparaginase, with translation MISRRSFLGACALASVAGAVQACSNKAGSAGVRNDATGHLIVLGTGGTIACTNVDGALVPTVSGEDLVAGVYDTFDKDKLSIDVRQVSQLDSSAMTLKDTDMIITEVLKAVKEDGVTGVIVTHGTDSMEESAIAVDTFLDSDVPVVFTGSMLPFDDPKTDGPANLLLAVRTATAPENRGKGVFIAFGEKTLRARGAYKSNANSVDGFDSNADNELTRPAALAYKPLEHQRVDIIAAYPGAPRALVDASLASGAKALVIEGMGAGNVGGDIALAISDALDKKIPVVMSTRVDAGRVEGTYGGAGGGATLAAKGVIGADILRAGQSRILLACALATKTEPKTLF, from the coding sequence ATGATTTCACGCAGAAGTTTCCTCGGCGCATGCGCTCTCGCCTCCGTGGCTGGTGCGGTGCAGGCATGCAGCAACAAAGCCGGCAGCGCAGGTGTGCGTAACGACGCCACCGGCCACCTCATCGTTCTCGGAACCGGCGGCACCATCGCATGCACCAACGTGGATGGGGCATTGGTGCCCACTGTCTCCGGAGAAGATCTGGTCGCAGGGGTCTACGACACCTTTGACAAAGACAAACTCAGTATCGATGTTCGTCAGGTATCCCAGCTCGACTCCTCGGCAATGACACTCAAAGACACCGACATGATCATCACCGAAGTACTCAAAGCTGTCAAAGAAGATGGCGTGACCGGTGTGATTGTCACCCACGGCACCGACTCCATGGAAGAATCCGCCATCGCCGTTGACACCTTCCTCGACTCCGACGTGCCCGTCGTATTCACCGGCTCCATGCTGCCTTTCGATGACCCCAAAACCGACGGCCCCGCCAACCTCTTGTTGGCAGTTCGCACCGCTACCGCCCCCGAAAACCGCGGCAAAGGCGTGTTTATTGCCTTCGGTGAAAAGACACTTCGTGCCCGTGGCGCCTACAAATCCAACGCCAATAGCGTGGACGGATTTGATAGCAACGCCGACAACGAACTCACCCGTCCTGCAGCATTAGCCTACAAACCCCTAGAACACCAGCGCGTTGACATCATCGCCGCCTACCCAGGCGCACCTCGCGCGCTTGTCGACGCCTCCCTCGCCAGCGGCGCCAAAGCCCTCGTCATCGAAGGCATGGGTGCCGGCAACGTAGGCGGTGACATCGCCCTCGCTATCTCCGACGCCTTGGACAAGAAAATCCCCGTAGTGATGTCCACGCGTGTCGACGCCGGCCGCGTTGAAGGCACCTACGGCGGTGCCGGCGGTGGCGCAACACTTGCCGCCAAAGGCGTGATTGGTGCAGACATCCTGCGCGCCGGGCAGTCACGAATCCTACTGGCCTGCGCATTAGCAACGAAGACTGAACCGAAGACGCTGTTTTAG
- a CDS encoding dihydrodipicolinate synthase family protein, with product MSSIVKGIIPPVLTPMKSDRSIDFEALERLVEHLIAGGVDGLFALGSSGEVAFLSDEDRATVIREIVRIAAGRVPVYAGVIDMQVNRMLGHIKAAEEAGVDAIVATAPFYAICGPAEVESHFRAVAAVTSLPVIAYDIPVCVHTKLSPELLVKLGSEGVLAGVKDSSGDDVSFRRLVMLNKKAGSPLTLLTGHEAVVDGAFIAGADGCVPGLGNVDPAGYVRMWKAAEAGDWATVQKEQDRLAALFEIVFQPIGKVGPAAGVGSFKTALELMGIFSSNLMSMPLAPIDDAPSRDAIAEILKATEVL from the coding sequence ATGTCTTCCATCGTTAAGGGAATCATCCCACCAGTACTCACCCCCATGAAGTCCGATCGCAGCATCGATTTCGAAGCTCTCGAGCGCCTCGTTGAGCACCTCATCGCCGGTGGCGTTGACGGCCTGTTCGCTCTGGGTTCTTCCGGCGAGGTTGCCTTCTTGTCTGACGAAGACCGCGCAACTGTCATCCGCGAAATTGTCCGTATCGCAGCTGGTCGTGTGCCTGTCTACGCGGGCGTGATCGATATGCAGGTCAACCGCATGCTAGGCCACATCAAGGCTGCCGAGGAGGCCGGTGTAGACGCTATCGTAGCCACCGCCCCCTTCTACGCTATCTGTGGACCTGCAGAGGTCGAGTCTCACTTCCGCGCAGTTGCCGCAGTAACGTCGCTTCCTGTTATCGCTTACGATATCCCCGTGTGCGTACACACTAAGCTCTCCCCTGAGCTGCTGGTCAAGTTGGGTTCCGAGGGTGTTCTGGCAGGCGTTAAGGATTCCTCTGGCGACGACGTCTCCTTCCGCCGCCTTGTCATGCTGAACAAGAAGGCAGGTTCCCCACTAACCCTGCTCACCGGCCACGAGGCAGTAGTCGACGGCGCATTCATCGCAGGTGCCGACGGCTGTGTCCCAGGTCTTGGCAACGTCGATCCCGCCGGCTACGTCCGCATGTGGAAGGCTGCAGAGGCCGGCGACTGGGCTACCGTCCAGAAGGAACAAGATCGCCTCGCTGCCCTGTTCGAGATCGTCTTCCAGCCTATCGGCAAGGTTGGCCCAGCAGCAGGTGTCGGGTCCTTCAAGACCGCCCTCGAGCTCATGGGTATCTTCTCCTCGAACCTGATGTCCATGCCATTGGCACCTATCGACGACGCCCCGTCCCGCGATGCAATCGCTGAAATCTTAAAGGCCACCGAGGTCCTCTAA